A genomic window from Leptolyngbya sp. BL0902 includes:
- a CDS encoding Uma2 family endonuclease — protein MVASPQPSLTAQEYLQLEAESPAKHEFIDGEAYAMAGASDAHVTITVNLAALLRNHVRGSGCRVYIADMKARIETRNCFYYPDVMVTCDERDRANNTYKCFPKLMIEVLSESTEAFDRGDKFADYQTLETLEEYVLVNTRHQRVESFQRNEAGLWVLHYYTEGDFALASLNFSAPLTALYEDVEFPDNR, from the coding sequence ATGGTGGCCTCTCCCCAGCCTTCCCTCACCGCCCAAGAATATTTGCAATTAGAAGCCGAAAGCCCTGCCAAACATGAGTTTATCGACGGCGAAGCCTACGCCATGGCTGGGGCCAGCGATGCCCATGTCACCATTACCGTTAACCTGGCAGCCTTGCTGCGTAACCACGTTCGAGGTAGTGGTTGTCGGGTTTACATTGCCGATATGAAGGCCCGCATTGAGACGCGCAATTGTTTTTACTATCCCGATGTGATGGTGACGTGTGACGAGCGAGATCGGGCAAACAACACCTACAAATGCTTTCCTAAGTTAATGATTGAAGTGCTGTCAGAGTCTACGGAAGCCTTTGATCGAGGGGATAAGTTTGCCGACTATCAAACCTTAGAAACCCTAGAAGAATATGTGCTGGTTAACACTCGCCATCAACGAGTAGAGTCCTTTCAGCGCAATGAGGCAGGACTTTGGGTACTGCACTATTACACCGAAGGCGACTTTGCCCTCGCCAGCCTGAACTTCTCCGCCCCCCTGACCGCCCTCTACGAAGATGTTGAATTTCCTGACAACCGTTAG